A region from the Prionailurus viverrinus isolate Anna chromosome E2, UM_Priviv_1.0, whole genome shotgun sequence genome encodes:
- the POLD1 gene encoding DNA polymerase delta catalytic subunit produces the protein MDGKRRPGPGPGVPPKRARGGLWDEDEPSQPSQFEEELALMEEMEAEHRLREQEEELLQPALEGAADGQFSPTAIDARWLRPSPPSLDPQKEPLIFQQLEIDHYVGLAQPLPGAAPPPPGSVPVLRAFGVTDEGVSVCCHIHGFAPYFYTPAPPGFGREHLGDLQRELNAAISRDQRGGKELAGPAVLSVELCSRESMFGYHGHGPSPFLRITLALPRLLAPARRLLEQGIRVPGLGTPSFAPYETNVDFEIRFMVDTDIVGCNWLELPAGKYLLRLEGKATHCQLEADVQWSDVVSHPPEGEWQRIAPLRVLSFDIECAGRKGIFPEPERDPVIQICSLGLRWGEPEPFLRLALTLRPCAPILGAKVQSYEREEELLQAWSTFIRIMDPDVITGYNIQNFDLPYLISRAQTLKVESFPFLGRVSGLRSTIRDSSFQSKQTGRRDSKVVSMVGRVQMDMLQVLLREYKLRSYTLNAVSFHFLGEQKEDVQHSIITDLQNGNDQTRRRLAVYCLKDAFLPLRLLERLMVLVNAMEMARVTGVPLGYLLTRGQQVKVVSQLLRQAMREGLLMPVVKTEGVEDYTGATVIEPLKGYYDVPIATLDFSSLYPSIMMAHNLCYTTLLRPGAAQKLGLTEDQFIKTPTGDEFVKTSVRKGLLPQILENLLSARKRAKAELAKETDPLRRQVLDGRQLALKVSANSVYGFTGAQVGKLPCLEISQSVTGFGRQMIEKTKQLVESKYTVENGYGTSAKVVYGDTDSVMCRFGVSSVAEAMALGREAADWVSGHFPPPIRLEFEKVYFPYLLISKKRYAGLLFSSRPDAHDRMDCKGLEAVRRDNCPLVANLVTASLRRLLIDRDPTGAVAHAQDVISDLLCNRIDISQLVITKELTRAASDYAGKQAHVELAERMRKRDPGSAPSLGDRVPYVIIGAAKGVAAYMKSEDPLFVLEHSLPIDTQYYLEQQLAKPLLRIFEPILGEGRAEAVLLRGDHTRCKTVLTGKVGGLLAFAKRHSCCIGCRTVLSHQGAVCKFCQPRESELYQKEVSHLNALEERFSRLWTQCQRCQGSLHEDVICTSRDCPIFYMRKKVRKDLEDQEQLLRRFGPPGPEAW, from the exons ATGGATGGCAAGCGGCGGCCGGGCCCGGGCCCTGGGGTGCCCCCCAAGCGGGCCCGTGGGGGCCTCTGGGATGAGGATGAGCCGTCTCAGCCATCCCAGTTCGAGGAGGAGCTGGCACTGATGGAGGAGATGGAGGCAGAGCACAGGCTGCGGGAACAGGAGGAGGAGTTGCTGCAGCCGGCCCTGGAGGGAGCCGCGGACG gacAGTTCTCCCCAACGGCCATAGATGCCCGCTGGCTtcgcccctccccgccctccctggATCCCCAGAAGGAACCCCTCATCTTCCAGCAGTTGGAGATCGACCATTATGTGG gcctgGCGCAGCCCCTGCCTGGAGCAGCCCCGCCACCCCCCGGCTCCGTCCCTGTCCTCCGTGCCTTCGGAGTCACTGATGAGGGCGTGTCCGTCTGCTGCCACATCCACGGCTTTGCTCCCTACTTCTACACCCCGGCGCCCCCTG gttTTGGGCGCGAGCACCTGGGCGACCTGCAGCGGGAGCTGAATGCTGCCATCAGCAGGGACCAGCGCGGAGGGAAGGAGCTCGCGGGGCCGGCCGTGCTATCTGTGGAGCTGTGCTCCCGGGAGA GCATGTTCGGGTACCATGGGCACGGCCCCTCCCCGTTTCTGCGCATCACCCTGGCGCTGCCGCGCCTCCTGGCCCCCGCCCGCCGCCTCCTGGAGCAGGGCATCCGTGTGCCGGGCCTGGGTACCCCCAGCTTCGCGCCCTACGAGACCAATGTGGACTTTGAGATCCG GTTCATGGTGGACACAGACATCGTCGGCTGCAACTGGTTGGAACTCCCAGCAGGGAAATACCTCCTGAGGCTGGAGGGGAAG GCCACGCATTGTCAGCTGGAGGCGGACGTGCAGTGGTCTGACGTGGTCAGTCACCCGCCAGAAGGGGAGTGGCAGCGAATTGCGCCCCTGCGCGTGCTCAGCTTTGACATCGAGTGTGCTGGCCGCAAAG GCATTTTCCCGGAGCCTGAGCGGGACCCCGTGATCCAGATCTGCTCACTGGGCCTGCGCTGGGGTGAGCCGGAGCCCTTCCTACGCCTGGCGCTCACCCTGCGGCCCTGCGCCCCTATCCTGGGCGCCAAAGTGCAGAGCTACGAGCGGGAGGAGGAGCTGTTGCAG GCGTGGTCGACCTTCATTCGCATCATGGACCCCGATGTGATCACCGGCTACAACATCCAGAACTTTGACCTTCCATACCTCATCTCCCGGGCCCAGACCCTCAAG GTGGAGTCATTCCCCTTCCTGGGCCGCGTGTCTGGCCTCCGCTCCACCATCCGGGACTCGTCCTTCCAGTCCAAGCAGACCGGCCGGCGGGACAGCAAGGTGGTCAGCATGGTGGGCCGCGTGCAGATGGACATGCTGCAG gtGTTACTGCGAGAGTATAAGCTCCGCTCCTACACGCTCAACGCCGTGAGCTTCCACTTCCTGGGCGAGCAGAAAGAGGACGTCCAGCACAGCATCATCACTGACCTGCAG AACGGGAACGACCAGACACGCCGCCGCCTGGCCGTGTACTGCCTCAAGGACGCCTTCCTGCCCCTGCGGCTGCTGGAGCGGCTCATGGTGCTGGTGAACGCCATGGAGATGGCGCGCGTCACCGGCGTGCCCCTTGGCTATCTGCTCACCCGCGGCCAGCAGGTCAAGGTCGTCTCCCAGCTGCTGCGGCAG GCCATGCGTGAGGGGCTGCTGATGCCCGTGGTAAAGACAGAAGGTGTCGAGGACTACACGGGAGCCACAGTCATCGAGCCCCTCAAAGG gtaCTACGATGTCCCCATCGCCACACTAGACTTCTCCTCTCTGTACCCGTCCATCATGATGGCCCACAACCTGTGCTACACCACACTCCTGCGGCCCGGGGCCGCCCAGAAACTGGG CCTGACAGAGGATCAGTTCATCAAGACGCCCACAGGGGATGAGTTTGTGAAGACGTCAGTGCGGAAGGGCCTCCTGCCCCAGATCCTGGAGAACCTTCTCAGCGCCCGGAAGAG gGCCAAGGCTGAGCTGGCCAAAGAGACAGACCCCCTGCGTCGGCAGGTGTTGGATGGGCGGCAGCTGGCGCTCAAAGTGAGCGCCAACTCTGTATACGGCTTCACTGGTGCCCAGGTGGGCAAGCTGCCGTGCCTGGAGATCTCACAG AGCGTTACCGGCTTTGGGCGCCAGATGATTGAGAAAACAAAGCAGTTGGTGGAGTCCAAGTACACGGTGGAGAATGGCTATGGCACCAGTGCCAAG GTGGTGTATGGTGACACTGACTCAGTCATGTGCCGATTTGGTGTCTCTTCTGTGGCCGAGGCAATGGCCCTGGGGCGGGAGGCTGCAGACTGGGTGTCAGGCCACTTCCCCCCGCCTATCCGGCTCGAGTTTGAAAAG GTCTACTTTCCCTACCTGCTCATCAGCAAGAAGCGGTACGCTGGCCTGCTTTTCTCCTCCCGGCCGGACGCTCACGACCGCATGGACTGCAAGGGTCTGGAGGCCGTGCGTCGGGACAACTGCCCCCTCGTGGCCAACCTCGTCACCGCCTCCCTGCGCCGCCTGCTCATCGACCG AGACCCCACGGGTGCCGTGGCCCACGCACAGGACGTCATCTCAGACCTGCTGTGTAACCGCATTGACATCTCCCAGCTCGTCATCACCAAGGAGCTGACCCGCGCGGCCTCTGACTACGCCGGCAAGCAGGCCCATGTGGAACTGGCCGAGAG GATGAGGAAGCGGGACCCCGGGAGCGCGCCCAGCTTGGGCGACCGTGTCCCCTACGTGATCATCGGCGCTGCCAAGGGCGTGGCTGCCTACATGAAGTCCGAG GACCCCCTCTTTGTGCTGGAGCACAGCCTGCCCATCGACACGCAGTACTACCTGGAACAGCAGCTCGCCAAGCCCCTCCTGCGCATCTTCGAGCCCATCCTGGGCGAGGGCCGCGCTGAGGCTGTGCTGCTGA GGGGTGACCACACGCGTTGCAAGACGGTGCTCACGGGCAAGGTGGGCGGCCTTCTGGCCTTTGCCAAACGCCACAGCTGCTGCATCGGCTGCCGCACTGTCCTCAGTCACCAGG gggccgTGTGCAAGTTCTGCCAGCCTCGGGAGTCGGAGCTGTATCAGAAGGAG GTGTCGCACCTGAATGCCCTGGAGGAGCGCTTCTCGCGCCTGTGGACACAGTGCCAGCGCTGTCAGGGCAGCCTGCATGAGGACGTCATCTGCACCAG CCGGGACTGCCCCATCTTCTACATGCGCAAGAAGGTGCGCAAGGACCTGGAGGACCAGGAGCAGCTTCTGAGACGCTTTGGCCCTCCTGGCCCTGAGGCTTGGTGA
- the LOC125152781 gene encoding transcription factor Spi-B isoform X6, translated as MLALEAAQQDGPHFSCLYPDGVFYDLDSCKHPSYPDSEGASDSLWGWDLSPAVPAASYEAFNPAVANFGHPQGVQLCYGPSTYSPMGSLDPAPSLEAPGPSFPAYPTEEFTSQTVGPPAYAPYPSPVLSEEEDLLLDSPTLEVSDSESDEALMAGPEGRGSEAGARKKLRLYQFLLGLLTRGDMRHCVWWVEPGAGVFQFSSKHKELLARRWGQQKGNRKRMTYQKLARALRNYAKTGEIRKVKRKLTYQFDSALLPAARRA; from the exons ATGCTCGCCCTGGAGGCTGCACA GCAGGACGGGCCACACTTCAGCTGTCTG TACCCAGATGGCGTCTTCTACGACCTGGACAGCTGCAAGCACCCCAGCTACCCTGACTCAGAGGGGGCTTCTG ACTCCCTGTGGGGCTGGGACCTCAGTCCAGCTGTCCCAGCCGCCTCGTATGAAGCCTTCAACCCAGCTGTGGCCAACTTCGGCCACCCCCAGGGAGTCCAGCTCTGTTACGGACCCTCGACCTACAGCCCCATGGGGAGCCTCGACCCGGCCCCCAGCCTAGAGGCCCCAGGGCCCAGCTTCCCAGCGTACCCCACGGAGGAATTCACCAgccag ACCGTGGGCCCCCCGGCATATGCCCCCTACCCCAGCCCTGTGCTGTCGGAGGAGGAGGATCTCCTGCTGGATAGTCCCACCCTGGAGGTTTCAGACAGCGAGTCGGACGAGGCCCTCATGGCTGGCCCCGAGGGGAGGGGATCTGAGGCAG gGGCCCGCAAGAAGCTCCGCCTGTACCAGTTCCTGCTGGGGCTCCTGACGCGCGGAGACATGCGCCACTGCGTGTGGTGGGTGGAGCCGGGCGCCGGGGTCTTCCAATTCTCCTCCAAGCACAAGGAGCTCCTGGCGCGCCGCTGGGGCCAGCAGAAGGGCAACCGCAAGCGCATGACCTACCAGAAGCTGGCGCGCGCCCTACGCAACTACGCCAAGACCGGCGAGATCCGCAAGGTCAAGCGCAAGCTCACCTACCAGTTTGACAGTGCGCTGCTGCCGGCCGCCCGCCGGGCCTGA
- the LOC125152781 gene encoding transcription factor Spi-B isoform X7, producing the protein MLALEAAQQDGPHFSCLYPDGVFYDLDSCKHPSYPDSEGASDSLWGWDLSPAVPAASYEAFNPAVANFGHPQGVQLCYGPSTYSPMGSLDPAPSLEAPGPSFPAYPTEEFTSQTVGPPAYAPYPSPVLSEEEDLLLDSPTLEVSDSESDEALMAGPEGRGSEGPARSSACTSSCWGS; encoded by the exons ATGCTCGCCCTGGAGGCTGCACA GCAGGACGGGCCACACTTCAGCTGTCTG TACCCAGATGGCGTCTTCTACGACCTGGACAGCTGCAAGCACCCCAGCTACCCTGACTCAGAGGGGGCTTCTG ACTCCCTGTGGGGCTGGGACCTCAGTCCAGCTGTCCCAGCCGCCTCGTATGAAGCCTTCAACCCAGCTGTGGCCAACTTCGGCCACCCCCAGGGAGTCCAGCTCTGTTACGGACCCTCGACCTACAGCCCCATGGGGAGCCTCGACCCGGCCCCCAGCCTAGAGGCCCCAGGGCCCAGCTTCCCAGCGTACCCCACGGAGGAATTCACCAgccag ACCGTGGGCCCCCCGGCATATGCCCCCTACCCCAGCCCTGTGCTGTCGGAGGAGGAGGATCTCCTGCTGGATAGTCCCACCCTGGAGGTTTCAGACAGCGAGTCGGACGAGGCCCTCATGGCTGGCCCCGAGGGGAGGGGATCTGAG gGGCCCGCAAGAAGCTCCGCCTGTACCAGTTCCTGCTGGGGCTCCTGA
- the LOC125152781 gene encoding transcription factor Spi-B isoform X5, with translation MPLCVFPSRQDGPHFSCLYPDGVFYDLDSCKHPSYPDSEGASDSLWGWDLSPAVPAASYEAFNPAVANFGHPQGVQLCYGPSTYSPMGSLDPAPSLEAPGPSFPAYPTEEFTSQTVGPPAYAPYPSPVLSEEEDLLLDSPTLEVSDSESDEALMAGPEGRGSEAGARKKLRLYQFLLGLLTRGDMRHCVWWVEPGAGVFQFSSKHKELLARRWGQQKGNRKRMTYQKLARALRNYAKTGEIRKVKRKLTYQFDSALLPAARRA, from the exons ATGCCCTTGTGTGTCTTCCCCTCCAGGCAGGACGGGCCACACTTCAGCTGTCTG TACCCAGATGGCGTCTTCTACGACCTGGACAGCTGCAAGCACCCCAGCTACCCTGACTCAGAGGGGGCTTCTG ACTCCCTGTGGGGCTGGGACCTCAGTCCAGCTGTCCCAGCCGCCTCGTATGAAGCCTTCAACCCAGCTGTGGCCAACTTCGGCCACCCCCAGGGAGTCCAGCTCTGTTACGGACCCTCGACCTACAGCCCCATGGGGAGCCTCGACCCGGCCCCCAGCCTAGAGGCCCCAGGGCCCAGCTTCCCAGCGTACCCCACGGAGGAATTCACCAgccag ACCGTGGGCCCCCCGGCATATGCCCCCTACCCCAGCCCTGTGCTGTCGGAGGAGGAGGATCTCCTGCTGGATAGTCCCACCCTGGAGGTTTCAGACAGCGAGTCGGACGAGGCCCTCATGGCTGGCCCCGAGGGGAGGGGATCTGAGGCAG gGGCCCGCAAGAAGCTCCGCCTGTACCAGTTCCTGCTGGGGCTCCTGACGCGCGGAGACATGCGCCACTGCGTGTGGTGGGTGGAGCCGGGCGCCGGGGTCTTCCAATTCTCCTCCAAGCACAAGGAGCTCCTGGCGCGCCGCTGGGGCCAGCAGAAGGGCAACCGCAAGCGCATGACCTACCAGAAGCTGGCGCGCGCCCTACGCAACTACGCCAAGACCGGCGAGATCCGCAAGGTCAAGCGCAAGCTCACCTACCAGTTTGACAGTGCGCTGCTGCCGGCCGCCCGCCGGGCCTGA
- the LOC125152781 gene encoding transcription factor Spi-B isoform X8, which translates to MASSTTWTAASTPATLTQRGLLTVGPPAYAPYPSPVLSEEEDLLLDSPTLEVSDSESDEALMAGPEGRGSEAGARKKLRLYQFLLGLLTRGDMRHCVWWVEPGAGVFQFSSKHKELLARRWGQQKGNRKRMTYQKLARALRNYAKTGEIRKVKRKLTYQFDSALLPAARRA; encoded by the exons ATGGCGTCTTCTACGACCTGGACAGCTGCAAGCACCCCAGCTACCCTGACTCAGAGGGGGCTTCTG ACCGTGGGCCCCCCGGCATATGCCCCCTACCCCAGCCCTGTGCTGTCGGAGGAGGAGGATCTCCTGCTGGATAGTCCCACCCTGGAGGTTTCAGACAGCGAGTCGGACGAGGCCCTCATGGCTGGCCCCGAGGGGAGGGGATCTGAGGCAG gGGCCCGCAAGAAGCTCCGCCTGTACCAGTTCCTGCTGGGGCTCCTGACGCGCGGAGACATGCGCCACTGCGTGTGGTGGGTGGAGCCGGGCGCCGGGGTCTTCCAATTCTCCTCCAAGCACAAGGAGCTCCTGGCGCGCCGCTGGGGCCAGCAGAAGGGCAACCGCAAGCGCATGACCTACCAGAAGCTGGCGCGCGCCCTACGCAACTACGCCAAGACCGGCGAGATCCGCAAGGTCAAGCGCAAGCTCACCTACCAGTTTGACAGTGCGCTGCTGCCGGCCGCCCGCCGGGCCTGA